In a genomic window of Candidatus Thiothrix sulfatifontis:
- a CDS encoding PIN domain-containing protein: MKNSVIADTGFWYALIDKKDKYHELATHYLANCQERLITTWPVVTETSYMLLSRHSVEVASDFLEMGAEGMFKIHDLTVGHLQQSAVLMLKYKNLPMDLADASLVILAEELGHGRILSVDQRDFNTYRWKSQKPFTNLLFPHG; this comes from the coding sequence ATGAAAAATTCAGTAATCGCTGATACGGGATTTTGGTATGCCCTGATCGACAAAAAAGACAAGTACCACGAGTTAGCAACGCACTATTTGGCTAATTGCCAGGAGCGTTTAATAACGACATGGCCTGTGGTGACGGAAACTAGCTATATGTTGTTGAGTCGTCATAGTGTTGAAGTCGCCAGTGACTTTCTGGAAATGGGGGCGGAGGGTATGTTCAAAATCCATGATTTGACCGTGGGACATTTACAGCAGTCTGCTGTTTTAATGTTGAAATATAAGAATTTGCCGATGGATTTGGCGGATGCTTCGCTGGTGATTTTGGCGGAAGAGTTGGGTCATGGGCGCATCCTGTCGGTTGATCAGCGCGACTTCAATACCTACCGCTGGAAGAGTCAAAAACCTTTCACTAACTTGTTGTTTCCTCATGGCTGA
- the gspE gene encoding type II secretion system ATPase GspE: MSGQDAFAIAEEPLSLALSLPYSFAKRHGILLQTSGQQPLVLCRTGVTPLALAEVQRLSYADLQFQTVDNATFDRLLAAHYDRSQVGASMMQDIGDDADLQDIAGSLPEPEDLLESEDDAPIIRLINALLTQAVKEGASDIHIETFETRMSVRMRVDGILREIIEPPRKLAPVIISRIKVMARLDIAEKRLPQDGRISLRVAGRGVDVRVSTLPSGHTERVVLRLLDKQAGRLNLSHLGMDPKIYDRLQALIEKPHGIILVTGPTGSGKTTTLYAGLTHLNDQRRNILTVEDPIEYYIDGIGQTQVNSKVDMTFARGLRAILRQDPDVVMVGEIRDLETAEIAVQASLTGHLVFSTLHTNTAVGAVTRLQDMGVEPYLLASSLLGVVAQRLVRVLCPECKQASPADDGEMQILRADPHTARPILYKPVGCPACNHRGFVGRLGIYELVALDDGLRQMIHDHKSEMQLEAYARQHSPSIREDGIRLVLEGRTSLDEVLRVTREDAQ; encoded by the coding sequence ATGAGCGGGCAGGACGCATTCGCTATTGCCGAAGAGCCACTCAGCCTTGCACTGAGCTTGCCGTACAGCTTCGCCAAACGCCACGGCATTTTGCTGCAAACCAGCGGGCAACAACCGCTGGTGCTGTGCCGCACCGGGGTCACACCGCTGGCATTGGCCGAAGTGCAACGCTTAAGCTACGCCGACTTGCAGTTTCAAACGGTTGACAATGCCACCTTTGACCGCTTGCTGGCAGCGCATTATGACCGCAGCCAAGTCGGTGCCTCGATGATGCAAGACATTGGGGATGATGCCGATTTGCAAGACATTGCCGGGTCATTACCCGAACCGGAAGACTTGTTGGAATCCGAAGACGATGCCCCGATCATCCGCTTAATCAATGCTTTATTGACGCAAGCAGTGAAAGAAGGCGCATCCGACATCCACATCGAAACCTTTGAAACCCGTATGTCGGTGCGAATGCGCGTCGATGGGATTTTGCGCGAAATCATCGAACCACCGCGCAAACTCGCGCCGGTGATTATTTCGCGGATCAAAGTCATGGCGCGTTTGGATATTGCCGAAAAACGCCTGCCGCAAGACGGACGCATTTCCCTGCGCGTTGCCGGACGCGGTGTCGACGTGCGGGTTTCCACCCTGCCCTCCGGTCACACCGAACGGGTGGTATTGCGCTTATTGGACAAGCAAGCCGGACGCTTGAATCTGTCGCATCTGGGCATGGATCCGAAGATTTATGACCGCCTGCAAGCCCTGATCGAAAAGCCACACGGCATTATTCTCGTTACCGGCCCCACGGGTTCGGGAAAAACCACCACGCTGTACGCCGGTCTGACGCACTTAAACGACCAGCGCCGCAATATCCTCACCGTCGAAGACCCTATCGAATATTACATTGACGGCATTGGGCAAACCCAAGTCAATAGCAAAGTCGACATGACCTTCGCACGCGGCTTACGCGCCATTTTACGCCAAGACCCGGATGTGGTGATGGTCGGCGAAATCCGCGATCTGGAAACCGCTGAAATTGCGGTGCAAGCCAGTTTGACCGGGCATTTGGTGTTTTCCACGCTGCACACCAATACTGCTGTGGGTGCTGTCACCCGACTGCAAGACATGGGTGTGGAACCTTATTTGCTCGCCTCCAGCTTGCTCGGTGTGGTCGCGCAACGGCTGGTACGGGTGCTTTGCCCCGAATGCAAACAAGCTTCACCTGCCGATGACGGTGAAATGCAAATCCTCCGTGCCGACCCGCACACTGCCCGCCCAATTCTCTACAAGCCGGTCGGATGCCCTGCCTGTAACCATCGCGGTTTCGTCGGGCGCTTGGGGATTTACGAACTGGTAGCGTTGGATGACGGCTTGCGCCAAATGATCCACGACCACAAAAGCGAAATGCAACTCGAAGCTTACGCCCGCCAACACAGCCCCAGCATCCGTGAAGACGGTATCCGCCTCGTATTAGAAGGCCGCACCTCGCTAGACGAAGTGTTGCGCGTGACCCGTGAGGATGCGCAGTAA
- a CDS encoding DUF1015 domain-containing protein encodes MNLISPFKGLRPAPGRAAEVIAPPYDVLNSAEARERAAGKPWSFLHVSKPEIDLPEDTDPYSPAVYAKAAENLARIIDAGLLVRDEQPCYYAYRLIMDGHSQTGLVAGASVADYDTNRIRKHEFTRPVKEDDRVRQIDAVNAQTGPVLLAYPDTPVVDAILAAASQAEPALDVTADDGIQHTLWVIDDAASIAQLTAAFNAMPAIYIADGHHRSAAASRIAKMRNNQQGSDFFLSVIFPAHEMKIFDYNRVIKDLYGLDPTQFLAAVEEHFALEPSATPVKPNAPGIFGMYMDGQWFKLTLNPELMPNDDPVARLDVSRLARYLIEPILGISDPRRDDRIDFVGGIRGLAGLEKRVDSGEMTVAFSLYATSMQDLMAVADNNDVMPPKSTWFEPKLADGVVSYLLD; translated from the coding sequence ATGAATCTGATTTCGCCATTTAAAGGCTTGCGCCCCGCACCGGGTCGTGCCGCTGAAGTGATTGCCCCGCCGTATGATGTGTTGAATTCTGCGGAAGCGCGGGAGCGGGCAGCGGGCAAACCCTGGAGTTTTTTGCATGTCTCCAAGCCGGAAATTGATTTGCCGGAAGATACCGACCCGTATAGCCCCGCCGTGTATGCCAAAGCTGCTGAAAATCTGGCGCGTATTATCGACGCGGGTTTGTTGGTGCGCGATGAGCAGCCGTGTTATTACGCTTACCGTTTGATTATGGATGGGCATTCGCAAACCGGCTTGGTCGCGGGGGCTTCGGTGGCGGATTACGATACCAACCGGATTCGTAAACACGAATTCACCCGCCCGGTGAAAGAAGATGATCGGGTACGCCAGATTGATGCGGTGAATGCGCAAACCGGGCCGGTATTGCTGGCCTACCCGGATACGCCGGTGGTGGATGCGATTCTGGCGGCGGCTTCGCAGGCTGAGCCAGCGTTGGATGTGACCGCTGATGATGGCATTCAACACACGCTGTGGGTGATTGACGATGCGGCGAGCATTGCGCAATTGACTGCCGCGTTTAATGCGATGCCCGCGATCTACATTGCCGATGGGCATCACCGTTCGGCGGCAGCGTCGCGGATCGCGAAGATGCGCAATAATCAGCAAGGGTCTGATTTTTTCCTCTCGGTGATTTTCCCGGCGCATGAAATGAAAATCTTTGACTACAATCGCGTGATTAAGGATTTGTACGGGCTTGACCCCACGCAATTCTTGGCGGCGGTTGAAGAACATTTCGCGCTAGAGCCTTCCGCCACGCCGGTTAAGCCGAATGCACCCGGTATTTTTGGGATGTACATGGATGGGCAGTGGTTCAAACTGACCTTGAATCCTGAACTGATGCCGAATGATGACCCGGTAGCGCGTTTGGATGTGAGCCGTTTGGCGCGTTATTTGATCGAACCGATTTTGGGCATTAGTGACCCGCGTCGTGATGACCGCATTGATTTTGTGGGCGGAATTCGCGGTTTGGCGGGCTTGGAAAAGCGCGTGGATAGCGGTGAAATGACCGTCGCATTCTCACTTTACGCCACCAGTATGCAAGACCTGATGGCGGTGGCGGATAACAACGATGTGATGCCGCCGAAGTCCACTTGGTTTGAGCCGAAACTGGCAGATGGCGTGGTGTCTTACTTGCTGGACTAA
- a CDS encoding exopolysaccharide biosynthesis polyprenyl glycosylphosphotransferase: MTYVYVPSRDDLLKDNGKQQHTSSYHPFLKRGLDVGVSLLLLIMTLPLWLITAIAIKCESPGTVFFKQRRTGLFNQEFSILKFRSMCADAEKDGARWASKNDSRITRVGKFIRKTRIDELPQLLNVLKGDMSLVGPRPEREVFIHDLEKHIPFYRVRHSVKPGVTGLAQVSYTYGASVEDAKHKHRYDMEYIKHQSVWLDMRILFDTVRVVLTGQGV; the protein is encoded by the coding sequence ATGACATATGTGTATGTACCTAGTAGGGATGACTTACTAAAAGACAATGGCAAACAGCAGCATACAAGCAGTTACCACCCATTCCTGAAACGCGGGCTGGACGTGGGCGTATCCTTATTGCTGTTAATCATGACGTTACCCCTTTGGCTGATAACGGCTATCGCGATCAAATGCGAATCGCCCGGCACAGTCTTTTTCAAACAACGGCGCACCGGCTTGTTTAATCAAGAATTCAGTATCCTCAAATTCCGTTCGATGTGTGCAGACGCCGAAAAAGATGGCGCACGCTGGGCTTCTAAAAATGACAGCCGCATTACACGGGTCGGCAAATTCATCCGCAAAACCCGCATTGATGAATTGCCGCAACTGCTCAACGTACTCAAAGGCGATATGTCGCTGGTTGGGCCGCGCCCAGAACGTGAGGTATTTATCCATGACTTGGAAAAGCACATCCCGTTTTACCGCGTGCGCCACAGCGTCAAGCCCGGCGTGACTGGATTGGCGCAAGTCAGCTACACCTATGGCGCATCGGTGGAAGATGCCAAACACAAACACCGTTACGATATGGAGTACATCAAACACCAAAGCGTGTGGCTGGATATGCGGATTCTGTTCGATACCGTGCGGGTCGTGCTGACGGGTCAAGGGGTGTGA
- the gspF gene encoding type II secretion system inner membrane protein GspF, with translation MPAFEYLALNAAGKEERGIMEADTPRQVRQLLRNGDLIPLEVNEVAQKQKKSESRSLFGGGRLNPADLALMTRQLATLVRAGSPIEEALGAVVRQTERNSSRRIFSAIRSRVMEGHTLAGALGLFPGAFPVLYRATVGAGEQSGHLSEVLERLADYTENRQHNQQKVSTALAYPLILLLVAVGVVSALLRFVVPKVVEAFSTLDIELPLLTRMLIAASEFLQNHGLTLLIGIILLIAGIVWLLQRPLWKARYHRLLLRLPVIGRITRGINTENFARTFSILSSSGVTVLDAMKISAEVVISIPMRRSVLEAAEKVREGMPIHKALERSGYFPPMMVYLIASGEGSGKLDEMLERAAIQQEREVQTKIATMLSLLEPGLILVMGGIVTLIVLSIMLPVMGGMSQIMR, from the coding sequence ATGCCCGCGTTTGAATACCTCGCCCTGAATGCCGCCGGTAAGGAAGAACGCGGCATTATGGAAGCGGATACGCCGCGCCAAGTACGCCAATTATTGCGCAATGGCGATTTGATTCCGCTGGAAGTCAATGAAGTCGCGCAAAAGCAGAAAAAATCCGAAAGCCGTTCCCTATTCGGGGGCGGGCGACTCAACCCGGCTGATCTTGCGTTGATGACGCGCCAACTTGCCACCTTGGTACGCGCGGGTTCGCCGATTGAAGAAGCCCTAGGTGCAGTCGTGCGCCAAACCGAACGCAATTCCTCGCGCCGTATTTTTTCCGCCATCCGCTCACGGGTCATGGAAGGCCACACGCTGGCAGGTGCCTTAGGCTTATTTCCCGGTGCATTTCCAGTGTTGTATCGCGCTACCGTGGGCGCGGGCGAACAATCCGGGCATTTGTCCGAAGTGTTGGAACGCTTGGCGGATTACACCGAAAATCGCCAGCACAACCAGCAAAAAGTCAGTACCGCGCTGGCTTATCCCTTGATTTTATTATTGGTAGCGGTTGGTGTGGTATCGGCTCTCCTACGCTTTGTTGTCCCTAAAGTGGTGGAAGCGTTTTCGACACTGGATATTGAATTACCGCTGCTGACGCGAATGTTGATTGCTGCCAGCGAATTCCTGCAAAACCACGGTTTGACCTTGCTCATCGGCATTATTTTGCTGATCGCGGGAATCGTGTGGCTATTGCAACGCCCGCTGTGGAAAGCGCGTTACCACCGCCTATTGTTACGCTTGCCAGTCATCGGGCGCATTACCCGTGGCATTAACACCGAAAACTTTGCCCGAACTTTCAGCATTCTCAGCAGCAGCGGCGTGACGGTGTTGGATGCGATGAAAATTTCTGCGGAAGTCGTCATCAGCATTCCGATGCGCCGCTCGGTGCTGGAAGCAGCCGAAAAAGTACGCGAAGGGATGCCGATTCACAAAGCGCTGGAACGTTCCGGCTATTTCCCGCCGATGATGGTCTACCTAATTGCCAGCGGCGAAGGCAGTGGCAAACTCGATGAAATGCTGGAACGCGCCGCCATCCAGCAAGAGCGCGAAGTGCAAACCAAAATTGCCACCATGCTCAGTTTGCTCGAACCCGGCTTGATTCTGGTGATGGGCGGTATCGTGACCTTAATTGTCCTTTCCATCATGCTCCCGGTCATGGGCGGCATGTCGCAGATCATGCGTTAA
- the lepB gene encoding signal peptidase I: MNPTVLKYDLLFADKRYNRIGATHAVQRGDIAIFIYPDSRNTYFIKRIIGLPGDKVKIKGADVAINGKSLRQQTTTSAHGLLVTETSGERTWQVFWNNQQAQLPQTDLTVPHGQVFVMGDNRTDSNDSRFFGTVPLQDVVGKARQIWFSAEGNTIRWERIGTALH; encoded by the coding sequence ATGAATCCCACTGTGCTGAAATATGACCTGTTGTTTGCCGACAAACGCTACAACCGCATCGGCGCAACGCACGCCGTACAACGCGGCGACATTGCCATTTTCATCTACCCCGACAGCCGCAATACCTATTTCATCAAACGCATTATCGGGCTACCGGGGGATAAGGTGAAAATCAAAGGCGCGGATGTTGCCATCAACGGCAAATCCCTGCGCCAACAAACTACCACGAGCGCACACGGTTTACTCGTCACCGAAACCAGCGGTGAACGCACCTGGCAAGTTTTCTGGAATAATCAGCAGGCGCAACTGCCCCAAACGGATCTAACAGTTCCGCACGGGCAAGTGTTCGTGATGGGGGATAATCGCACGGATAGCAACGATTCACGCTTTTTTGGCACAGTCCCCTTGCAGGATGTGGTCGGCAAAGCACGGCAAATCTGGTTTTCAGCCGAAGGCAACACGATACGCTGGGAACGCATCGGCACAGCGCTGCATTAA
- a CDS encoding c-type cytochrome: MKKITISISALFLALGVLSGCGEKKEEAPKAEAPAAEQKPVEQAAQQAAPAAEPAMATPMAAMTDAAKAAGDAVSQAADATTQAVGDTAKAAGDVASQAADATTQAAGDAAKAVSDTATQAVDATTQAATSAVAAVGAVDGEKVYKGLCFSCHDMGIAGSPKLGDKAAWAPRIATGMDALYASSINGKGAMPAKGGNQTLSDAEVKASVDWMVAQAK, encoded by the coding sequence ATGAAAAAAATCACCATCAGTATTTCTGCTTTGTTTTTAGCGCTAGGCGTGTTGAGCGGCTGCGGCGAGAAAAAAGAAGAAGCACCTAAAGCAGAAGCACCTGCTGCTGAGCAGAAGCCTGTTGAACAAGCAGCGCAGCAAGCCGCGCCAGCAGCAGAACCGGCAATGGCTACACCGATGGCAGCAATGACCGATGCGGCTAAAGCAGCAGGCGATGCGGTTTCACAAGCGGCGGATGCAACTACCCAAGCAGTCGGTGATACTGCTAAAGCAGCAGGCGATGTGGCAAGCCAAGCGGCAGACGCAACCACGCAAGCAGCCGGTGATGCAGCCAAGGCAGTCAGCGATACCGCCACTCAAGCAGTCGATGCAACCACTCAAGCCGCAACTAGCGCTGTAGCAGCCGTGGGCGCGGTTGATGGCGAGAAAGTCTACAAAGGGTTGTGCTTCAGTTGCCATGACATGGGCATTGCAGGTTCACCTAAATTAGGTGATAAAGCGGCCTGGGCACCACGCATTGCAACAGGTATGGATGCTCTGTATGCTTCTTCCATCAATGGTAAGGGCGCAATGCCAGCAAAAGGTGGAAACCAGACGCTGTCTGATGCAGAAGTGAAAGCCAGCGTTGATTGGATGGTTGCACAAGCAAAGTAA
- the mnmC gene encoding FAD-dependent 5-carboxymethylaminomethyl-2-thiouridine(34) oxidoreductase MnmC produces the protein MQELPPTASERLLQDNQLPQRWQGKSQFTIAATRFGTGVDFLTTWQAWQADPQHCARLHFIAIEPHPLQPATLRELLANYAELQPLAAELIAHYPPLLDGFHRLTFAQGRLTLTLCFMAVPTALAELVARVDVWYSPEHLNPALEPWYALPAPSPVTHANVIGGGIAGCQIAHALAQRGWQVTLYERHARLATEASGNRAGVLIPKMTAEAGWGETFYRQAFLFAVQQIRQLQAAGQVIDWAQCGALQLAHEPREAARQQALRARELPADFIQILDQAEASAVAGIPLPSGASYFPQAGWLNPASLCAALVAHPNIEVRPLTDASVLPVDGVTIIASGREADRFAASQFLPFMPVLGQTSVATASAFSQQLKTTLGHEGYLTPALAGQHIFGATFVRNRREPTLDAAADTVNHQQLAQYLPDFAASFGTVKSSHAAIRMTTPDRYPVVGALPDVAFFQQAYAELRHGRANQPFPLAHYQPGVWIAAGFGSRGLTTSGLCAELLAALIVGEPLPMQATLYRHLHPARFLIRQLKRG, from the coding sequence ATGCAAGAATTACCCCCCACCGCCAGCGAACGACTCCTGCAAGATAACCAACTCCCGCAGCGTTGGCAGGGCAAATCCCAATTCACCATCGCCGCCACCCGCTTCGGCACCGGCGTAGACTTCCTCACCACTTGGCAAGCATGGCAAGCCGACCCGCAACATTGCGCCCGCCTGCATTTCATTGCCATCGAACCGCACCCCCTTCAACCCGCGACCTTGCGTGAGTTATTGGCAAATTACGCGGAATTGCAACCCTTAGCCGCTGAACTTATCGCTCATTACCCCCCGCTGCTCGACGGATTCCACCGCCTGACGTTCGCCCAAGGCCGCCTCACCCTTACCCTGTGCTTCATGGCTGTGCCAACTGCCCTCGCCGAACTCGTCGCCCGCGTTGATGTCTGGTATTCGCCTGAACACCTTAACCCCGCGCTGGAACCCTGGTATGCCTTGCCAGCACCTTCCCCCGTCACACATGCCAACGTCATCGGCGGCGGCATCGCAGGTTGCCAAATCGCGCACGCGCTGGCGCAACGCGGCTGGCAAGTCACCTTGTACGAACGCCACGCCCGCCTTGCGACGGAAGCATCCGGCAACCGTGCAGGCGTGCTTATCCCGAAAATGACAGCAGAAGCAGGCTGGGGTGAAACCTTTTACCGCCAAGCGTTCTTATTTGCCGTGCAGCAAATTCGCCAACTGCAAGCAGCGGGGCAGGTGATCGACTGGGCGCAATGCGGCGCGTTGCAACTGGCACACGAGCCGCGTGAAGCCGCCCGTCAGCAAGCGCTTCGGGCGCGTGAATTGCCTGCCGATTTCATCCAGATTCTCGATCAGGCAGAGGCTTCCGCCGTAGCGGGAATTCCGTTACCGAGCGGCGCGAGTTATTTCCCGCAAGCAGGTTGGCTGAATCCTGCGAGTTTGTGTGCGGCGTTGGTGGCGCACCCCAATATCGAAGTGCGCCCGCTGACAGATGCGAGCGTTTTGCCGGTGGATGGTGTGACGATTATTGCCAGCGGACGCGAGGCGGATCGGTTTGCCGCGAGTCAGTTTCTGCCCTTTATGCCGGTATTGGGGCAAACCAGCGTGGCGACCGCTTCGGCGTTTAGCCAGCAACTGAAGACAACCTTGGGTCACGAAGGCTATTTAACCCCAGCGTTGGCGGGGCAACACATTTTCGGCGCAACCTTTGTGCGTAATAGGCGCGAACCCACGCTGGATGCTGCCGCCGATACCGTGAATCACCAGCAATTGGCGCAATACCTACCCGATTTTGCCGCCTCATTCGGCACGGTGAAGTCCAGTCACGCGGCAATTCGCATGACAACGCCGGATCGCTATCCGGTGGTGGGGGCGCTGCCGGATGTCGCATTTTTCCAGCAAGCCTACGCCGAATTGCGGCATGGTCGCGCAAATCAGCCGTTTCCACTGGCGCATTATCAGCCGGGTGTGTGGATAGCGGCGGGTTTTGGTTCGCGTGGGCTTACCACCAGCGGTTTGTGTGCGGAATTGCTGGCGGCGTTGATCGTGGGGGAACCGTTGCCGATGCAGGCGACGTTGTATCGCCATCTGCATCCGGCACGGTTTCTGATTCGTCAGCTTAAGCGCGGTTAG
- the gspD gene encoding type II secretion system secretin GspD, whose translation MKSHHYKRSSLFSSSLLACSLWLLTTSAALNAEDATRINLQDTEIRQLIDIVAKTTGKNFIVDQQVRGKVTFISGNGLDKDGLYEAFLSVLQVHGFEAVESGDLIKIVPAGKARGNVAPMVADPAESDADATISQVVKLEYIPVTTAIQTLMPLSGQGETSILPNQASNTIAIKGKAQNVARLMEVIASVDKPNNEDFELVPLEYAVASQVAVTLQGLIGGAAAAAAAGGMMAVGGKVSADERTNSVLISGDRQTRERMKSAIAKLDVKRAIEGDTKVIQLRYAKAEDVVNVLNGVAPNIQQYGVSGAYYDYTPPGGAATGGASADGTPSPGSGTSNVKVLADKSSNSIIISGPPTLQKNMIAVINQLDRRRAQVLVEAVIAEVSTDLSNQLGATLLANGANDGSGPVGYSNFGGLGTLAGIVGGIQANTIPSIPNGLLLAGGNNSFGAIVEALKGDAATNILSTPTLVTMDNEEAEITVGQEVPFITGRSTNAANDTTNPFTTIERKDVGLKFKITPQINRGETVNLKIEQETSNVASSSSGASDLITNKRRITTNVMVEDGQILVLGGLIEDNYRDSESKVPVLGDIPFLGGAFRNNTTNKTKNNLMVFIHPIIMPDGKSADAYTRLKYQTMQQQQQRSKVLQRNRLSEGASTLPPDMNRVINGTADSLHNPPPRPPAPVKKVTQGQQTCNKADPFCSGAL comes from the coding sequence ATGAAATCGCATCACTATAAACGCAGTTCGCTTTTTTCCAGCAGTCTTTTGGCTTGCTCGCTCTGGCTATTAACCACGAGTGCAGCGTTGAATGCGGAAGATGCCACCCGCATTAATCTGCAAGACACTGAAATACGCCAATTGATTGACATCGTAGCCAAAACCACTGGCAAGAATTTCATCGTCGATCAACAAGTGCGCGGCAAAGTCACCTTTATTTCCGGTAACGGGCTGGATAAAGATGGCTTGTACGAAGCTTTCTTGTCGGTACTCCAAGTTCACGGCTTTGAAGCGGTGGAAAGCGGCGACCTCATCAAAATTGTTCCTGCCGGGAAAGCCCGTGGCAACGTCGCCCCCATGGTGGCCGACCCTGCGGAAAGCGATGCCGATGCCACAATTTCACAAGTGGTCAAACTGGAATACATCCCCGTCACCACCGCGATTCAAACCTTGATGCCGCTGAGTGGTCAAGGTGAAACCAGCATTTTGCCGAATCAAGCCAGCAACACCATCGCCATTAAAGGCAAGGCGCAAAACGTCGCCCGCTTGATGGAAGTCATCGCCAGCGTTGACAAACCCAACAATGAAGATTTTGAGCTGGTGCCACTCGAATACGCCGTGGCCTCACAGGTTGCCGTTACCTTGCAGGGCTTAATCGGCGGTGCCGCTGCTGCTGCCGCAGCCGGTGGCATGATGGCGGTTGGCGGCAAAGTCTCCGCCGATGAGCGCACCAACAGCGTATTGATTTCCGGCGACCGCCAGACCCGCGAACGCATGAAAAGTGCCATCGCCAAGCTGGATGTCAAACGCGCTATTGAAGGTGACACCAAAGTCATTCAATTGCGCTATGCCAAAGCCGAAGATGTCGTCAACGTGCTTAACGGGGTTGCGCCAAATATCCAGCAATACGGCGTCAGTGGTGCGTATTACGATTACACCCCGCCCGGTGGTGCCGCAACCGGCGGCGCTTCAGCCGATGGCACGCCCAGCCCCGGCAGCGGCACCAGTAACGTCAAAGTGTTAGCCGACAAAAGCAGCAACTCAATTATCATCAGTGGCCCGCCGACGTTGCAGAAAAACATGATTGCGGTGATTAACCAGTTGGATCGCCGCCGCGCCCAAGTGTTGGTCGAAGCCGTCATCGCCGAAGTTTCCACCGACCTGTCCAACCAGCTTGGTGCAACCTTGCTGGCGAACGGCGCGAATGACGGCAGCGGCCCGGTTGGTTACAGCAACTTTGGCGGCCTTGGCACGCTTGCGGGCATTGTTGGAGGCATTCAAGCGAATACCATACCGAGTATTCCGAACGGCTTGTTGCTGGCAGGTGGTAACAACAGTTTCGGGGCGATTGTCGAAGCGCTCAAAGGCGATGCTGCGACCAATATCCTCTCCACCCCAACCTTGGTGACGATGGATAACGAAGAAGCCGAAATCACCGTCGGGCAAGAAGTTCCCTTCATCACCGGGCGCTCCACCAATGCCGCGAACGACACTACCAATCCGTTCACCACCATTGAACGCAAAGATGTCGGTTTGAAATTCAAAATCACCCCGCAAATCAACCGGGGCGAAACCGTGAATCTCAAGATTGAGCAGGAAACGTCCAACGTTGCCTCCAGCAGTTCCGGCGCGTCGGATCTCATCACCAACAAACGCCGCATTACCACCAATGTCATGGTGGAAGACGGGCAAATTCTGGTGCTGGGCGGTTTGATCGAAGACAATTACCGCGATTCTGAAAGCAAAGTGCCAGTCTTGGGTGATATACCCTTCCTCGGTGGCGCTTTCCGCAATAACACCACCAATAAAACCAAAAACAACCTGATGGTGTTTATCCACCCGATTATTATGCCGGATGGCAAATCCGCCGATGCCTACACGCGCTTAAAATACCAGACCATGCAGCAGCAACAGCAGCGCAGCAAAGTATTGCAACGCAATCGTTTGTCCGAAGGCGCCTCCACCCTGCCGCCGGATATGAACCGCGTCATCAACGGCACGGCTGACAGCTTGCATAATCCGCCGCCACGCCCACCTGCCCCCGTGAAAAAAGTCACGCAAGGGCAACAAACCTGCAATAAAGCCGACCCATTCTGTAGCGGGGCATTATGA